The proteins below are encoded in one region of Limnohabitans sp. 63ED37-2:
- a CDS encoding TonB-dependent siderophore receptor, translated as MKTKLNFSTVAMAASACCAALAQAQTQTIEITADKDRYQPALTQAATRSAVPVEQVPQSIVSIPRSVIEDQGSKTVSDALRNVSNVNEIDPRDSNNVGFKIRGFNAAMVVDGVSVPGWFQNQESLVGIQQMDVIKGPAGGLYGSGQAIGNYSTVGGTIAVTTKDPVATASREVGVKLGNFGRRNAHFDLNQPINEAWAFRVNGEHDRSDSETQGVFFRKSALNPSLSWSPDAKTKVVIKARMLDSTTVDYSGLPRASASANEPAAGVARSTFITATGLPDTTQKARGLNVQWTQVLNDDWTLKALAAHNTAEVDQRGVFPFPYGRTSLFGSGFGSSVNLAGLRLWEKLTSDTLQVSLNTSIKSGGALHRISFGLDQDKTRDDGFLAFANSPSFTPVNLLNYVRPAWGEPAVPAAANQQQNRSTSTVVYVQDQIQVGSWHLHGSLRHTRTEAKDLYADWGINNQSTNNKVTPRFGAVFDASDVVSFFGGYSQMSRVPFGSLFSVAPKMEEAEQKELGLRIKGWQGLSATAALFDIQRKNAAVSDPANPGFSVQTGVQQAKGLDVDVRWQASPSLAWIAAYTHQTAEITHDTNAAWVGKRLFNVPEQTMRVAARYDVRQGEWSGLGLGLGASHRSNLAGDTNNTFLMPAVTLWDAQASYKRGDIQYSASISNLLNKQYYAPMAYFGGGQVVPGLPRSLVVGISTKF; from the coding sequence ATGAAAACAAAACTGAACTTCTCCACCGTGGCCATGGCCGCATCGGCTTGCTGCGCCGCTTTGGCCCAAGCCCAAACACAAACCATCGAAATCACGGCTGACAAAGACCGATATCAGCCAGCCTTGACGCAAGCTGCCACCCGCTCTGCGGTGCCTGTTGAGCAAGTGCCCCAGTCCATCGTGAGCATTCCACGTTCGGTCATCGAGGACCAGGGCAGCAAAACGGTTTCGGACGCCTTACGCAATGTCAGCAATGTGAACGAAATCGATCCACGCGACAGCAACAACGTGGGCTTCAAAATCCGGGGCTTCAACGCGGCCATGGTGGTCGATGGTGTCTCGGTGCCCGGTTGGTTCCAAAACCAGGAGAGCCTGGTGGGCATTCAGCAAATGGATGTGATCAAAGGCCCCGCGGGTGGCCTGTATGGCAGCGGCCAGGCGATTGGCAATTATTCGACGGTGGGCGGCACCATTGCTGTGACGACCAAAGACCCTGTTGCCACGGCCTCGCGTGAAGTGGGTGTCAAGTTGGGTAACTTTGGTCGCCGCAATGCGCACTTTGACCTGAACCAGCCGATCAACGAGGCGTGGGCGTTTCGGGTCAATGGCGAGCATGACCGCTCTGACAGCGAAACCCAAGGTGTGTTCTTCCGCAAGTCGGCGCTGAATCCGAGCCTGTCCTGGTCGCCCGATGCCAAAACCAAAGTGGTCATCAAGGCCCGCATGCTGGACAGCACCACAGTAGATTATTCGGGCTTGCCCCGCGCCAGTGCCTCGGCCAATGAACCTGCTGCTGGGGTGGCACGCAGTACATTCATCACGGCCACAGGCTTGCCCGACACCACACAAAAGGCACGCGGCTTGAATGTGCAGTGGACACAAGTCTTGAACGATGACTGGACTTTGAAGGCGCTGGCAGCGCACAACACGGCAGAAGTGGATCAGCGGGGGGTCTTTCCATTTCCCTATGGTCGGACAAGTCTTTTTGGCAGTGGCTTCGGATCCTCGGTGAATTTGGCGGGATTGCGTTTGTGGGAGAAACTGACCTCGGATACCCTCCAAGTCAGCTTGAACACATCCATCAAATCAGGGGGTGCTTTGCACCGCATCAGTTTTGGCCTGGACCAAGACAAAACCCGTGACGATGGATTCTTGGCTTTTGCGAACTCGCCGTCGTTTACGCCAGTTAATTTGTTGAACTACGTGCGTCCCGCTTGGGGTGAGCCTGCTGTGCCTGCTGCGGCCAATCAGCAACAAAACCGCAGCACTTCGACCGTGGTTTATGTGCAAGACCAAATTCAAGTGGGTTCTTGGCACCTGCATGGCAGCTTGCGCCATACACGCACCGAGGCCAAAGATTTGTATGCGGATTGGGGTATCAACAACCAAAGCACCAACAACAAGGTCACGCCACGTTTTGGTGCTGTCTTTGATGCCAGTGATGTTGTGTCGTTCTTTGGTGGTTACAGCCAGATGTCCCGTGTGCCTTTCGGCTCCTTGTTCAGCGTGGCGCCCAAAATGGAAGAGGCCGAGCAAAAAGAACTGGGTCTGCGCATCAAGGGCTGGCAGGGTTTGAGCGCCACAGCCGCCTTGTTTGACATTCAACGCAAGAACGCCGCCGTGTCAGATCCGGCCAATCCAGGCTTTTCTGTGCAAACGGGTGTGCAGCAAGCCAAAGGCCTCGATGTCGACGTGCGCTGGCAAGCCTCACCTTCACTGGCTTGGATTGCGGCCTATACGCACCAAACCGCAGAAATCACGCATGACACCAATGCCGCTTGGGTGGGTAAACGCCTGTTCAACGTGCCTGAACAGACAATGCGCGTGGCAGCACGTTACGACGTGCGACAAGGCGAGTGGAGCGGTTTGGGCCTGGGCTTGGGCGCGTCGCATCGCTCCAACCTGGCAGGCGACACCAACAACACCTTCTTGATGCCCGCTGTCACCTTGTGGGATGCACAGGCCAGTTACAAGCGCGGCGACATCCAGTACAGCGCCAGCATCAGCAACCTGCTCAACAAGCAGTACTACGCGCCCATGGCCTATTTTGGTGGTGGCCAAGTCGTACCCGGTTTGCCGCGCAGCCTGGTGGTGGGCATCAGCACGAAATTCTGA
- a CDS encoding DUF2946 family protein: MHRSHRFFHSLSRLVLIWYVLFVGVSVLAATLQPKTMDVVCSSMGIMKVVVQGEGEAPPLTSNMDCPLCAHATPALPPPTVAALAHVNDARAHIVQALPEALLLVRTAPPLPSRGPPDQI, translated from the coding sequence ATGCACCGTTCACACCGCTTCTTTCACTCGCTGAGTCGCCTCGTGCTGATTTGGTACGTGCTGTTTGTGGGTGTTTCGGTGTTGGCCGCCACGTTGCAGCCCAAGACCATGGACGTGGTGTGTTCAAGCATGGGCATCATGAAGGTGGTGGTGCAAGGCGAGGGTGAAGCCCCACCGCTGACCAGCAACATGGACTGCCCGCTGTGCGCCCACGCCACACCTGCATTGCCGCCGCCCACGGTGGCCGCTTTGGCGCATGTGAACGATGCACGCGCCCACATCGTGCAAGCCTTGCCCGAGGCGCTGCTGCTGGTCCGCACCGCGCCGCCACTGCCTTCTCGCGGGCCACCTGACCAGATCTGA
- a CDS encoding methanobactin export MATE transporter MbnM, whose protein sequence is MNPLRKILSTCLLALAGWALLTGSSTDVFHWDLPAWVPRPVVPADNPMSAAKVELGRHLFYDQRLSADSSMSCATCHHQDKAFTDGLAVAKGVTGQAGQRSAMALANVAYLPVLTWANPNLTALEVQALIPLFGEHPVEMGMAGREKDLFERLQADARYRDLFVKAFPDEAAKGSEALYSLGTLTKALASFQRSLLSFDSPYDRYKYGGQPTAISPAAKRGESLFFGEKMECYHCHGSFTFTDNIRHSKLPLAERGFHNTGLHNMDGRGAYPADNPGISEFTGDADDMGKFRTPSLRNIALTAPYMHDGSIATLDQVIRAHYAQAGRAGGTTNGPSPLRSSLIGGFEVSEQEVSDLVAFLNTLTDHTFVHNPRHANPWAASR, encoded by the coding sequence ATGAACCCTTTGCGCAAAATCCTGAGCACCTGCCTGCTGGCCTTGGCTGGTTGGGCTTTGCTCACGGGCAGTTCTACAGACGTTTTTCATTGGGACTTGCCTGCCTGGGTGCCACGCCCTGTGGTGCCCGCAGACAACCCGATGAGTGCGGCCAAGGTTGAGCTGGGGCGGCACCTGTTTTACGACCAACGCCTGTCGGCTGACAGCAGCATGTCGTGCGCCACCTGCCACCACCAGGACAAAGCCTTCACCGATGGTCTGGCCGTGGCCAAAGGCGTGACCGGGCAAGCGGGTCAGCGCAGTGCCATGGCGCTGGCCAATGTGGCCTATCTGCCGGTGCTGACTTGGGCCAACCCCAACCTCACGGCTTTGGAGGTGCAAGCGCTCATTCCGCTGTTTGGCGAGCACCCGGTCGAGATGGGCATGGCAGGGCGAGAGAAAGATCTGTTTGAACGCCTGCAAGCCGATGCGCGTTACCGCGACTTGTTTGTCAAAGCCTTTCCGGACGAAGCCGCAAAAGGCAGCGAAGCTTTGTATTCGCTGGGCACACTGACCAAAGCCTTGGCCAGTTTTCAGCGCAGCCTGCTCTCGTTTGACAGCCCGTATGACCGCTACAAATACGGCGGCCAGCCCACGGCCATATCCCCAGCAGCCAAGCGAGGAGAAAGCCTGTTCTTTGGCGAAAAGATGGAGTGCTACCACTGCCACGGCAGCTTCACCTTCACCGACAACATCCGCCACAGCAAGCTGCCATTGGCCGAGCGCGGCTTTCACAACACGGGCCTGCACAACATGGATGGCCGGGGTGCTTACCCCGCAGACAACCCGGGCATCAGCGAGTTCACGGGCGACGCCGATGACATGGGCAAGTTCCGCACGCCCAGCCTGCGCAACATTGCGCTGACTGCGCCCTACATGCACGACGGTTCGATCGCCACGCTCGACCAAGTCATCCGCGCCCACTATGCGCAGGCTGGCCGTGCAGGCGGCACGACCAACGGGCCCAGCCCCTTGCGCAGTTCATTGATCGGGGGCTTCGAGGTCAGCGAGCAAGAAGTCAGCGACCTGGTCGCTTTCTTGAACACCTTGACCGACCACACCTTTGTTCACAACCCTCGCCACGCGAATCCGTGGGCTGCCAGTCGTTGA
- a CDS encoding MbnP family copper-binding protein produces MKNLFTLTAVVLAVSACNTLPSPPTSQAVELKFAAQINGQPFACGQRYEGVGTTRSTITPSDFRMYVSEVKLVRQDGSTVPVQLAQDGVWQQQSVALLDFENGAGPCRNGTEATNTSVRGQAPAGEYTGVELTVGVPFAQNHQDPTVAPAPLNSTAMFWNWQGGYKFIKFDTASSGISTDQPAAANAMGPVTRYSVHLGSTACAGESKTQAPSACQNPNRMTVRLDGFDLRKNTVVADMGAVLAQANVDVNAKGTSPGCMSFPKDGDCPPVMQALGLAYDGVAAAGPQRLLSKR; encoded by the coding sequence ATGAAAAATCTCTTCACCCTGACGGCAGTGGTCTTGGCCGTGAGCGCCTGCAACACCCTGCCCAGCCCACCCACTTCCCAAGCTGTTGAGCTGAAGTTTGCTGCCCAAATCAACGGCCAGCCCTTTGCCTGCGGCCAGCGTTACGAAGGCGTTGGCACCACGCGCTCGACCATCACGCCCAGCGACTTTCGCATGTACGTGAGTGAGGTCAAGCTGGTGCGCCAAGACGGCAGCACCGTGCCCGTGCAACTCGCGCAAGACGGCGTGTGGCAACAGCAATCGGTGGCGCTGCTGGACTTTGAAAACGGCGCAGGCCCTTGCCGCAATGGCACAGAAGCCACCAACACCAGCGTGCGCGGCCAAGCGCCTGCGGGCGAGTACACCGGGGTGGAACTCACCGTGGGCGTGCCCTTTGCACAAAATCACCAAGACCCCACGGTCGCCCCCGCGCCGCTCAACTCCACAGCCATGTTCTGGAACTGGCAAGGCGGCTACAAGTTCATCAAGTTCGACACCGCCAGCAGTGGCATCAGCACAGACCAACCCGCAGCAGCCAACGCCATGGGCCCAGTCACCCGTTACTCGGTGCACCTGGGCAGCACGGCATGCGCGGGCGAGAGCAAAACCCAAGCCCCCAGCGCTTGCCAAAACCCCAACCGCATGACGGTACGCCTCGATGGCTTTGACCTGCGCAAAAACACCGTGGTGGCCGACATGGGCGCGGTGCTGGCACAGGCCAATGTGGACGTCAACGCCAAAGGCACATCGCCCGGCTGCATGAGCTTCCCCAAAGACGGCGACTGCCCACCTGTGATGCAGGCGCTGGGCCTGGCCTACGACGGCGTGGCCGCTGCAGGCCCTCAACGCCTTTTGTCCAAGCGCTGA
- a CDS encoding copper chaperone PCu(A)C produces MQQVIFRFWQSAPKTGFGLGFVTGGLFMGLVALALLGMGSAQAHDFRQGDVVMDHPYAMPSLAGTTTGAVYFKSIRNKGKTPDRLLSARTAVAARVEIHQMHMDGNVMRMRQVPTLELPAQTEVSLRHGGAGTHHLMLLDMAQSLKDGDRFDLELVFEKAGTRRVNVWVQTPRAGAPAHKH; encoded by the coding sequence ATGCAACAAGTGATTTTCAGGTTCTGGCAGAGCGCCCCAAAAACCGGCTTTGGCCTGGGCTTTGTGACGGGTGGCTTGTTCATGGGGCTGGTGGCCCTGGCGCTGTTGGGCATGGGCTCTGCCCAAGCGCACGACTTTCGCCAAGGCGATGTGGTCATGGACCACCCCTACGCCATGCCCAGCCTGGCAGGCACGACCACAGGCGCGGTGTATTTCAAGTCCATCCGCAACAAAGGCAAAACGCCTGACCGCCTGCTGTCGGCCCGCACCGCTGTGGCTGCGCGGGTCGAAATCCACCAGATGCACATGGACGGCAATGTCATGCGCATGCGCCAAGTGCCTACCTTGGAGTTGCCCGCGCAAACTGAAGTGTCTTTGCGCCACGGCGGCGCAGGCACGCACCACTTGATGCTGCTGGACATGGCCCAATCCCTCAAAGACGGTGACCGCTTCGATCTGGAGCTGGTCTTTGAAAAAGCAGGTACCCGGCGTGTGAACGTCTGGGTGCAAACACCGCGTGCAGGTGCGCCTGCGCACAAGCATTGA
- a CDS encoding Crp/Fnr family transcriptional regulator — translation MQFLNQIPVGEPISVSRGQSLLVAGGVGPVWRVTQGVFKLERQGQDGPILVQLAQAGDLIGVESLCAEPYAFTAVALVAAQALPLAASQDLDRYTTMTQGFMQQQRQTCDMHRLRTGTIVQRLAYLLTVLGKQADGRVLPVQRKELPTLKEMARVVDSTFETVCRELNTLLPERKQPRLRVPSVWAVGQPFAMAA, via the coding sequence GTGCAATTTTTAAACCAAATTCCGGTGGGTGAACCCATCAGCGTGAGTCGAGGCCAAAGCTTGTTGGTCGCAGGCGGTGTAGGCCCCGTGTGGCGCGTGACCCAAGGTGTTTTCAAGCTGGAGCGCCAGGGCCAAGACGGCCCAATACTGGTGCAACTGGCCCAAGCCGGTGACCTGATCGGCGTGGAGTCCCTGTGTGCCGAGCCCTATGCCTTCACGGCCGTGGCCTTGGTGGCTGCGCAAGCGCTGCCGCTTGCGGCGAGCCAAGACTTGGACCGCTACACCACCATGACGCAGGGCTTCATGCAGCAGCAACGCCAAACCTGCGACATGCACCGTTTGCGCACGGGCACCATCGTTCAGCGCCTGGCCTATTTGTTGACCGTGTTGGGCAAACAGGCCGATGGCCGCGTGCTGCCCGTGCAGCGCAAAGAACTGCCCACACTCAAGGAAATGGCCCGCGTGGTCGACTCCACTTTTGAGACGGTGTGCCGTGAACTCAACACCTTGCTGCCCGAACGCAAGCAGCCTCGCCTGCGTGTGCCCAGCGTGTGGGCGGTGGGCCAGCCCTTTGCCATGGCGGCCTGA
- a CDS encoding DUF2946 family protein, with protein MTWTSAQLRRLSLWLICAMLLAALAPTASRARAWSQGSAVPWMVVCTSDGRLQTVLNQQGNTQSDEGSVPGVAMLDHCALCVLASDRMAPPPTLLSWQALPQAPPLLAQLDPHISQAVPRWTVHSRAPPAHA; from the coding sequence ATGACCTGGACTTCTGCCCAACTGCGCAGGCTCAGCCTGTGGTTGATTTGCGCGATGCTGTTGGCGGCTTTGGCCCCCACGGCTTCGCGTGCGCGGGCCTGGAGCCAGGGCAGCGCCGTGCCTTGGATGGTGGTGTGCACCAGTGACGGCAGACTACAGACGGTACTCAACCAGCAGGGCAATACACAGAGCGACGAAGGTTCTGTGCCAGGCGTAGCCATGCTCGACCATTGCGCTTTGTGCGTGTTGGCCAGCGACCGCATGGCGCCCCCGCCCACCCTCTTGTCGTGGCAGGCTTTGCCACAAGCGCCGCCCCTGCTGGCGCAGTTGGATCCACACATTTCTCAAGCCGTCCCCCGCTGGACGGTCCACTCCCGTGCCCCGCCTGCCCACGCCTGA
- a CDS encoding copper chaperone PCu(A)C, with translation MKRVAVSFAVLLSAFAAQAQVTVKDAWVRATVAQQKATGAFMQLQSAQDAKLISAQSPVAGVVEVHEMAMDGGVMKMRAVPSLALPAGKAVDLKPGGYHVMLMDLKGQVKDGDTVPVTLVVEGKDGKRQNIEIKASARMAAAPAMKHGDGHKHKH, from the coding sequence ATGAAACGCGTTGCTGTCTCTTTTGCCGTCCTGTTGTCGGCCTTTGCCGCCCAAGCCCAAGTCACTGTGAAAGACGCCTGGGTGCGTGCCACCGTGGCGCAGCAAAAGGCCACGGGGGCTTTCATGCAGCTGCAGTCGGCGCAAGACGCCAAACTGATTTCGGCCCAGTCGCCAGTGGCGGGTGTGGTTGAGGTGCACGAAATGGCCATGGACGGCGGCGTCATGAAAATGCGTGCGGTGCCCAGTTTGGCCTTGCCTGCAGGCAAAGCGGTGGACCTCAAGCCCGGCGGTTACCACGTCATGCTGATGGACCTGAAGGGCCAGGTCAAAGACGGTGACACCGTCCCCGTGACCTTGGTGGTTGAAGGCAAGGATGGCAAGCGTCAAAACATCGAGATCAAGGCCTCTGCCCGCATGGCTGCCGCACCCGCCATGAAGCATGGTGATGGCCACAAGCACAAACATTGA
- a CDS encoding DUF2946 family protein produces the protein MFFLQSLRNAHRLTRLVLVWFALFVGVAVASPLVNPEGVQLVCTTAGSVKLIQLDADGEEAQSSHHGLHCPLCLPAAAPPVASVSAPVHVGLSHALRPLEQARLASLIGLPWQARAPPSLS, from the coding sequence ATGTTTTTCTTGCAGTCCCTGCGCAACGCCCACCGCCTCACCCGCCTCGTGCTGGTGTGGTTTGCGTTGTTTGTGGGTGTGGCTGTGGCTTCGCCGCTGGTCAACCCCGAGGGCGTGCAACTGGTGTGCACCACTGCGGGCAGCGTCAAGCTGATCCAGCTCGATGCCGATGGCGAGGAAGCGCAAAGCAGCCACCACGGCTTGCATTGCCCCTTGTGTTTGCCAGCGGCCGCACCCCCGGTGGCCTCTGTTTCAGCGCCAGTCCATGTCGGGCTGTCTCATGCGCTGCGCCCTCTAGAGCAGGCCCGGCTGGCCTCGCTCATCGGCTTGCCTTGGCAGGCCCGCGCTCCCCCTTCTTTGTCTTGA
- a CDS encoding BLUF domain-containing protein has translation MLERLVYRSKATHKLGSLHLFNLLVQCRKRNSELNITGHLLYTEEVFVQCIEGPPASIEALWQSLQRDDRHHSVELLSRNPETARRFAHWSMAFSSYAYFNKYNIPGFFPVDQAGMTHVAERCASSTLELV, from the coding sequence ATGTTGGAACGACTCGTTTACCGTTCAAAAGCCACCCACAAATTGGGCAGCTTGCACCTGTTTAATTTGCTGGTGCAGTGCCGCAAACGCAACAGCGAGTTGAACATCACCGGACATTTGCTCTACACCGAAGAGGTGTTTGTGCAGTGCATCGAAGGCCCACCAGCTTCGATCGAGGCATTGTGGCAAAGTCTGCAAAGAGATGACCGCCATCACAGCGTGGAGTTGCTGTCGCGAAACCCCGAAACGGCAAGGCGTTTTGCCCATTGGTCGATGGCATTTTCGTCCTATGCCTACTTCAACAAATACAACATCCCCGGTTTTTTCCCGGTTGACCAGGCGGGCATGACCCATGTGGCCGAGCGATGCGCCAGTTCTACGCTCGAGCTGGTTTAA
- a CDS encoding TonB-dependent receptor family protein: MNPIHGARLAPVAWAISLMCVTGAQAQSVNDSAAVADAGALSPVVVSAERAGGGVWRGAASVDVVSGDELREGQAQVNLSESLGRVPGLVIRNRQNYAQDLQISVRGYGARATFGVRGVRLFVDGIPASAPDGSGQAANFPLGSADRVEVVRGPMAALYGASSGGALLLYTEDGQRPAQWRTGVVAGSDGLWRASTQATGQTGTPQAPGWSYALDVSGFATDGTRPQSAADRSTANMKLSRSHEGGRTVLVFNRHSSSALDPQGLSRAEFDANLDQTNAGALSFNTRKTVSQTQLGLAFEQALGGGHKLELMGYGGQRQVVQYQSITTGAQVPAGSSGGVIDLDRDYWGWNARWRHDREWQGGRLSLSAGVASDLQSDTRKGYENFIGATLGVQGKLRRDEVNRAQTLDPYVQAEWRTQDLTLMGGLRQTRTEYESTDRYIVGSNGNDSGNKDYTATLPVVGVRWQWSPSAQAFASIGKGYEIPTLNEVAYRSGGVSGFNTQLNAARSTSAELGLRGRAELLRWSATAFDIRTDDEIVVQNNTGGRTTFQNAGRTLRQGLELAGEWRSGPVTFTTAYTWMRANYQDAFLTCTTSGCPNATPQVQVPQGNQIPGLPKQQLFAQAAWDTGWAGSRVTLDARHVGRVMVNDLNTDAAAAHTLFNLGIQFKQERGDWTLKEFVRLDNLTDQKHAGSVIVNDGNGRFFEPGAGRKLLLGLEAQRRF, encoded by the coding sequence ATGAACCCCATCCATGGCGCCCGGCTGGCCCCTGTGGCCTGGGCCATCAGCCTGATGTGCGTCACAGGCGCTCAAGCGCAGTCGGTAAACGATTCTGCGGCTGTGGCCGACGCCGGGGCCTTGTCGCCCGTGGTGGTGTCTGCCGAGCGCGCGGGCGGCGGGGTCTGGCGTGGCGCAGCCTCGGTCGATGTGGTGAGCGGCGATGAGCTGCGCGAGGGGCAAGCCCAGGTCAATTTGTCAGAGAGTTTGGGGCGTGTGCCGGGCCTGGTGATCCGCAACCGACAAAACTACGCCCAGGACCTGCAAATTTCGGTGCGCGGCTACGGCGCTCGCGCCACCTTTGGTGTGCGCGGCGTGCGGCTGTTTGTGGACGGCATCCCGGCCAGTGCGCCGGACGGCTCGGGCCAGGCGGCCAATTTTCCGCTGGGCAGCGCTGACCGGGTAGAAGTGGTGCGCGGCCCGATGGCCGCACTGTACGGCGCATCGTCTGGCGGTGCCTTGCTGCTTTACACCGAAGATGGCCAGCGGCCCGCGCAGTGGCGCACTGGTGTGGTGGCTGGCTCTGACGGCTTGTGGCGAGCCTCGACGCAAGCCACTGGCCAGACCGGCACACCCCAGGCCCCGGGTTGGTCGTACGCGCTGGACGTGAGCGGCTTTGCCACCGATGGCACACGCCCACAGTCAGCGGCCGACCGCAGCACGGCCAACATGAAACTCTCTCGCTCGCACGAAGGCGGGCGCACGGTGCTGGTGTTCAACCGCCACAGCAGCTCGGCGCTCGATCCGCAAGGTCTTAGCCGTGCCGAGTTCGACGCCAATCTCGACCAAACCAATGCCGGGGCGCTCAGCTTCAACACCCGCAAAACCGTCTCACAAACCCAGTTGGGTTTGGCCTTTGAGCAAGCGTTAGGCGGTGGCCACAAGCTGGAGCTCATGGGCTATGGCGGCCAGCGCCAGGTTGTGCAGTACCAATCGATCACCACGGGCGCGCAAGTGCCTGCAGGCAGCTCGGGTGGGGTGATCGATCTGGACCGCGACTACTGGGGCTGGAACGCCCGCTGGCGGCATGACCGCGAATGGCAAGGCGGTCGCCTGTCCCTCAGCGCTGGCGTGGCGTCTGACCTGCAAAGCGACACCCGCAAGGGCTATGAGAACTTCATTGGAGCCACGCTGGGCGTGCAAGGCAAGTTGCGCCGTGACGAGGTCAACCGCGCCCAAACCCTGGACCCTTACGTTCAAGCCGAGTGGCGCACACAAGACCTGACCCTCATGGGTGGCTTGCGCCAGACCCGCACCGAATACGAATCCACCGACCGTTACATTGTGGGCAGCAACGGGAACGACAGTGGCAACAAGGACTACACCGCCACCTTGCCTGTGGTCGGTGTGCGTTGGCAGTGGAGCCCATCCGCGCAGGCCTTTGCCAGCATCGGCAAAGGCTATGAGATCCCCACACTCAACGAAGTGGCCTACCGCAGCGGTGGTGTCTCGGGCTTCAACACCCAACTCAACGCCGCTCGCAGCACCAGCGCCGAACTGGGCCTGCGCGGCCGCGCCGAGCTGTTGCGCTGGAGCGCGACCGCGTTTGACATCCGTACCGACGACGAGATCGTGGTGCAAAACAACACGGGTGGCCGCACCACGTTCCAGAACGCCGGGCGCACCTTGCGCCAAGGTCTGGAGCTGGCGGGCGAATGGCGTTCCGGACCCGTCACGTTCACCACGGCCTACACCTGGATGCGGGCGAACTACCAAGACGCATTCTTGACCTGCACCACATCAGGTTGCCCCAACGCCACCCCACAGGTGCAAGTGCCGCAGGGCAATCAAATTCCGGGCCTGCCCAAGCAGCAGCTGTTTGCCCAAGCGGCCTGGGACACGGGCTGGGCTGGCAGCCGGGTCACGCTGGATGCGCGGCATGTGGGGCGCGTGATGGTCAATGACCTCAACACCGACGCGGCCGCGGCGCACACCTTGTTCAACCTGGGCATACAGTTCAAGCAAGAGCGCGGGGATTGGACGCTCAAGGAGTTTGTGCGCTTGGACAACCTGACCGATCAAAAACATGCAGGCTCGGTGATCGTGAACGACGGCAACGGCCGTTTCTTTGAGCCAGGGGCTGGGCGAAAGCTGTTGCTGGGGCTGGAGGCGCAGCGCAGGTTCTGA
- a CDS encoding glutathione S-transferase has translation MLKLCGFAGSNYHNKVKLALLEKGVPFEEELAWVGETDPAASPLGKVPYFKTEDGAMCESAVMLEYIEQKYPQNPLLPADPFAAAKVRELALFLDLHLELVARNLYPQAFFGGKVSDSVKEKVGAQLEKNIAAFAKLAKFSPFVAGDTLTLADCAAVTHFPLVSGATKLVYGKDFLADLPVRDYLKMMGERPHMQKVNADRKANMELMMARMKAKS, from the coding sequence ATGCTCAAACTCTGCGGTTTTGCAGGCAGCAACTACCACAACAAAGTCAAACTGGCCCTGCTCGAAAAAGGCGTGCCTTTTGAAGAAGAACTGGCCTGGGTTGGCGAAACCGACCCTGCGGCCAGCCCTTTGGGGAAAGTGCCTTATTTCAAAACCGAAGATGGCGCGATGTGCGAGTCGGCGGTGATGCTGGAATACATCGAGCAAAAGTACCCACAAAACCCCCTGCTGCCTGCAGACCCCTTTGCCGCTGCCAAGGTGCGTGAATTGGCGCTGTTTCTGGACCTGCACCTGGAACTGGTGGCACGCAACCTCTACCCGCAAGCCTTTTTTGGCGGCAAGGTGAGCGACTCGGTGAAAGAAAAAGTCGGGGCGCAGCTCGAGAAAAACATCGCCGCTTTTGCCAAGCTGGCCAAGTTCTCGCCTTTTGTGGCGGGCGACACACTGACCTTGGCCGATTGCGCGGCCGTCACGCATTTCCCTTTGGTCTCGGGCGCCACCAAGCTGGTCTACGGGAAAGACTTCCTCGCTGATCTGCCAGTGCGCGATTACCTCAAGATGATGGGCGAGCGCCCCCACATGCAAAAAGTCAACGCCGACCGCAAAGCCAATATGGAATTGATGATGGCCCGCATGAAGGCCAAAAGCTGA
- a CDS encoding TraR/DksA family transcriptional regulator, with amino-acid sequence MTSSIHTLHRERLLLERAQLLQRIAQERGGLVSRADMAAEHDVRSFDDRAQAISERNDEFAMNEHETAELGEIDAALERYQAGTYGICTECGISIPSARLSAYPTAKRCFSCQSLSEHHR; translated from the coding sequence ATGACTTCATCCATTCACACCCTTCACCGCGAACGACTCTTGCTCGAACGCGCTCAACTTCTGCAGCGCATCGCTCAAGAGCGGGGCGGCTTGGTCTCTCGCGCGGACATGGCGGCTGAGCACGATGTGCGCAGTTTTGATGACCGAGCCCAGGCCATTTCAGAGCGCAACGATGAGTTCGCCATGAACGAACACGAAACCGCCGAGTTGGGCGAGATCGATGCCGCGCTGGAACGCTACCAGGCTGGCACCTACGGCATCTGCACCGAATGTGGCATCAGCATTCCCTCTGCCCGTCTGAGTGCTTACCCCACGGCCAAGCGTTGCTTCAGCTGCCAAAGCCTGTCGGAGCACCACCGCTGA